The window TGCCCGCGTCGAGGAAAACCTGTTTCATGCCCGAAAGCGCGTTGGCGGAGAGGGCCACGATGGGCATCTCCCGATGCTTCTTCTCCAGCGTGGCGCGGATGCGGCGAGTGGTCTCGATTCCGTCCATCTCCGGCATCATGTGGTCCATGAGAATCAGGTCGTAGGTTTTATTCCGAAGCATCTCCAGCGCCTGTTCGCCGCTTTCGGCCTTGTCGGCCTTTATTCCGTGCTTGGCCAGATACCCCAGGGCCACGGTGAGGTTGATGGCGTTGTCGTCCACCACCAGAACCTCCGTGCCAGGTTGGGCCGAGACGCGGCGCAGCGTTTTCGGACGTTCGATCTTCGCCGGGTCGCCGGGCGTCAGGGGAAGGTAGATCGTGAAGGTGGAGCCCCTGCCGTAGTCGGACTCCACGACGATTTCCCCCTCCATCAGCTCCACGAGCTGCTTCGTTATGGGGAGGCCCAGGCCGGTGCCGTTGATGCCCTTGTGTTTATCGACGTCGAACTGGGCGAACTTGTCGAAGAGCCTGGACAGGTTCTCCTTTTTGATGCCGATGCCCGTGTCGCTCACCACCACCACCAGGCAGTCCCGCCCCTTCCAGAGCTCCCGCGTCACCCGCAGCTCCACGTGGCCTTTTTCCGTGTACTTCACGGCGTTGTTGAGGATGTTCGTGATGATCTGCCGCACCCGCGTCTCGTCCCCGAACAGGATGTCCGGCACGTCGGCGGAAAAGAAATGGTGGAACTGAAGGGGCTTGTTTTTCATCGTGACGAGGGTGATGGCGCAGATGTCGTCGTATATCGCCCGAATGCTGTAGTTGGTTTGCACCAGCTCCATCTTGCCGGCCTCGATCTTGGAGAGGTCCAGGATGTCGTTGATGATTTGCAGCAGGGCGTGGGAGGTTTTGCGGATGTCCCGCAGGTACTCCTTCTGCTGGTCGTCCAGGTTGTCCGTCCGCATCAGGTCGCTCATGCCGATGATGGCGTTCATGGGCGTGCGGATTTCATGGCTCATGGTGGCGAGAAACGCGCTTTTGGCCTCCGACGCCGCCTGAGCCGCCTTGCTTTCGATCTCCAGCTCCGAGCTTCTCTGGTTGGCCTCCTGAATCTCCCGCAGGTCGATGTGGTGTCCGATGACGCGCCAGCCGTCCCGCCACTTCACCCGCTTCAGCGTCACCTCCACCGGCAGAGGCTCTCCGTCCGCCCGACAGTGCTCCCAGTAGAACATGGCGTGCCCGGTGGAGTAGGCCCGGTGTATCATATCCAGCGCCTTTTCTCTGCTGGGCCTGCCGTCGGGCTGAACCTCCGGGGAAAAGTCGGAGAAGTTCTCCAGAAATTTCTGTTTATCCCTGCAGCCGAAGAAGGATATCACCTGCTCGTTGCAGTCCTCCGGCTCTCCGTTGGGGTCGAAGAAAATGCAGTTGGAGGTCATGGAGTCCAGCATGGTCTGCACCCGCTCGTTGGCGTCCCGGGTCTCCTCCTCTTTTTCAATGATCTCGCGCATGTCGCGGGAGTAGGCCGCCAGACCGAAGCCGCCCCGCCAGGGAATGCGCACCAGCGTGGTCTCCACCGGCAGCAGCTCCCCGTCGGAAGCTTTGTACATCCAGTTGAACCTCTGCCGGCCGGTT of the Synergistaceae bacterium genome contains:
- a CDS encoding response regulator gives rise to the protein MDAFSTQSRYLRLLLASNSNAVMLLDKDGYIEFLNDRMVRTIAAPARNGVEGLHFTELYGLFESETFVENARRAFKLLQKKMQFLEEELEIDFSGTGHPRPYVVHSIPLVNEDGVFEGAEVIFFEPASLVTTLTERQTHVLLDFVPLPWTLRDSDNRIVDCNQEALRMFGVSRKEDLIERFQDFIPEFQPDGERSDEKFAKVYRAAVESGHHDFEWTYLDAKGEPLPVEALLVRLLWRSGYCFVVYSRDLRKEREQAEKAKEAEQQIQAMMDATPLLASLWDGNGQMLNCNLEALRLLKVPRKSDYMDRFYELSPEFQPDGERSREKGARMIRAAFETGRQRFNWMYKASDGELLPVETTLVRIPWRGGFGLAAYSRDMREIIEKEEETRDANERVQTMLDSMTSNCIFFDPNGEPEDCNEQVISFFGCRDKQKFLENFSDFSPEVQPDGRPSREKALDMIHRAYSTGHAMFYWEHCRADGEPLPVEVTLKRVKWRDGWRVIGHHIDLREIQEANQRSSELEIESKAAQAASEAKSAFLATMSHEIRTPMNAIIGMSDLMRTDNLDDQQKEYLRDIRKTSHALLQIINDILDLSKIEAGKMELVQTNYSIRAIYDDICAITLVTMKNKPLQFHHFFSADVPDILFGDETRVRQIITNILNNAVKYTEKGHVELRVTRELWKGRDCLVVVVSDTGIGIKKENLSRLFDKFAQFDVDKHKGINGTGLGLPITKQLVELMEGEIVVESDYGRGSTFTIYLPLTPGDPAKIERPKTLRRVSAQPGTEVLVVDDNAINLTVALGYLAKHGIKADKAESGEQALEMLRNKTYDLILMDHMMPEMDGIETTRRIRATLEKKHREMPIVALSANALSGMKQVFLDAGMDDFISKPIDPLELNRTLLEWLPPEKLILSSPEAAGEKGEAKRGEAHERDKSPEPDATPGAAPSNASSSIASASSAPVLREQSAGNREALSKFLQNRAGDADAIAALLEAGDLEGAARFAHSLRNMAAAMGAERLRLAASRAETAISSAASSSRDGVNAGGTGKDGPSEAPNGELKAAMTELSLALGELRKVELE